In the genome of Caldibacillus debilis DSM 16016, the window TCTTTTCCCGGATTCAAATTGAAATGGCGCCCCGCCTGAAAGGAATGATCCGATCCCTTACCGACCTGAAGGATTTGCCGCTCCTGGAACAGCCGAAAGGTTTGCGAGGAACGCTCCGGCCCTATCAAATCAGGGGGATGAGCTGGCTTTATTTCCTCCGCGGGCACCGTTTCGGCGCCTGCCTCGCCGATGAAATGGGCCTCGGGAAGACGGTCCAGCTCCTTGCCTATCTTTTGCTTGTGAAGGAAAAGGAACCGGAGGCGGGGCCCGCCCTGATCATCTGCCCGACTTCCGTCCTGGGGAACTGGCAAAAGGAAATCGAACGGTTCGCCCCCGGCTTGAAGGTTTATCTGCACTACGGGCCGAATCGGGCAAAGGGGGAAGAATTCGTCCGGAAGGTGCTGGGCGCTCCTCCGGAACCGGCCCGTGCCTTGGAATCCGTCGGGAAAGCCGGAGGAAAAGACGGGTCCGGGGCAGACAAGGCTTTCTTGGAAATGGCGGGCACGGTCGAAGCGGCCGCGCGGGCGGATGGAACGCCCGGACAAGCGGATGAAACGCTCCGCCATGTTCGAACGGCTTCGTTGCCTGATGAAACGGCGGCACAGCCTGTCGGGAAGGCCGGCCGGACGTCCGGGGGGACCGGCCCGGCGGAAGGAGCGGCAATCCGGGCGGATGATACGTCCGCGGGGCCTGATGAGGTGATCTTCCGGCCTGGTGATCTGGCCGAGGAGAAGAACGGGGAGAAGCCCGACATCGTGTTAACGACCTACGGGCTGAGCCACATCGATTTCGCCGAACTTTCTTCCGTCTACTGGGGGACGATCGCCCTCGACGAAGCGCAGAACATCAAAAACGCCGGGACGAAACAATCCCGGGCCATCCGGAAATTAAAAGGGGCACATCACGTGGCGATGACCGGCACCCCGATGGAAAACCGCCTGTCCGAGCTCTGGTCGATTTTTGACTTTATCAACAAAGGCTATTTGGGGAGCCAGGCCCGCTTCCAAAAACGGTTCGCCATTCCGATCGAACGGGATCGTGACGAAAAGAAATCGGCGCTGCTCCGCAAGCTGATCTCGCCCTTTTTGCTGCGGCGGACGAAAAAGGATGAAGAGGTCGCTTTGAACCTGCCGGAAAAACTGGAGCAGAAGGAATACTGTCCGTTGACTCCGGAACAGGCCGCTTTGTACGAACAATTGATCCGCGACACGATGGAAAAACTGGCCCATCTGGAAGGGATCGAACGGAGAGGCCGTGTCCTGCTTCTGCTCAATCAATTGAAGCAGCTTTGCGACCATCCCGCCCTGTTTTTGAAGGAATGGAAAGAGGGAATGGCCGTCTCCGACAGACTGATCAACCGTTCGGCGAAGATGATGAAACTCGCGGAACTTTTTGACGTCATCCTCGATGAAGGGGAACGGGGCCTGATCTTTACCCAGTATATCGGCATGGGGGAAATGATCAAGGCGGCGCTGGAAAAACGGTACAAGATCGAAATCCCCTTTTTGAACGGCAGCCTGAACAAGGCGGCGAGGGACAAGATGATCGAAGATTTTCAGCGGGGAAAATATCCGGTCTTTCTCCTGTCTTTGAAGGCGGGGGGAACCGGCTTGAACTTGACCGCCGCCAACCACGTCGTCCATTACGACCGCTGGTGGAATCCGGCCGTTGAAAACCAGGCGACGGACCGGGCCTACCGGATCGGGCAAACGAAATTCGTCCATGTCCATAAATTGATTACGACCGGCACCCTGGAAGAGAAGATTGACGAAATTTTATCCCGCAAGCAAGCATTAAATGACGAAATCATCCAAGGCGAACAATGGATCGCCGATTTGACGGACGAGGAACTTTACCGGCTCGTCCGATTGGAAGGCTGAGCCCTTCGGCGGTTTTTCCCGTTGGAATGGCGGAAAAATCATTCGGATGCCCGACCGTTCGGTGCCCCGCCTCTTTCGGGCATTCGCCGGGGCGATTGCGGCTGTCCGGCTGCAACCGTCCCGGCGTTATTTTTCAGCCGGTGCCGAAGCATCCCCCGGGATTTGCGTTCATGATCAAGCGTGGCGCTCCCTGTTCGGCTTTGGAATGGGTTTCCCCTGTTTTCCTGGTTATTGGAACAATGCGAAGATGCAAAGAGGGCCGCAGGATTTCCGCCGTCATTTTTCGCCGGCGATTTTTTTTTCCGGCTCCGGGCGGAACCTTTTGTCCGAAAGATGACGGGACGATTTCTTTTTGCATCATTTTCTCGGATGCCGGGCGGACTATTCCCGTACGCATATTTTTAACTTGTGCCCGACGGACGGATCTTCTTTTGTCCGGCGCCGCCGGCATCGGGCGGATCCCCGTCCCCGCGGGGCTCACGCTTCGGCCCGCTCCCTCCCTTCTGTTAGCCGGGGTCTTTCTTTAATTCAGATTTCAGCCCGGGGAATGGAGGCGGTCCTTTCCTATTCCTCCCCGTTTTCCGCAAAAAGAAAGCTATTTTTCATGGTTGTTCCCGCCTTTCAAAAAAACTGAGATGTTTATACGGCCCGTCCATTTGCCAATGGACAAAAAAAGATCCGGCAGGCCAGTGCGCCGGATCATCCGATTCGGGAGAGGTGTTGTCGTGAGGGGATCCTATG includes:
- a CDS encoding DEAD/DEAH box helicase — translated: MRHDKHFSIRAFPTENHHFYLYCLNERGELVPPAQWVPPLFRGHAGSFYGTLLNYAEMPEELQAALPKGNPLRMTVPFLDPYEALELFSQDNFNPFIAWHFDEFTETLLAVAPVIYEQVKSFRWLPDWEKFRETGDFSWIVPDRVWQEFAPAFWEGRVEKGDSFGTPVTLRTFAEQWFRQGIHAFLSRDERLAAKRERLRQTLADLLRQEADVAAVWQNISLKHWFMGTDDPSPLAVALRLEEPKEEGEYWRLETVFRTPSGKLWTPFSGTHKLRKPWKKYGEAIEAIEIRIARALPWLANEEWLMEKEWATEGGMSDGRSAENRTDGPITDGQPEKIPAETHMIEGRAAESRTDDRMTDDRLAESRSEGQPIEGRLAENPMDDRMTDGRLEKIPSAGEAESGTKTSEGGPASASRENRIVPDSSRTKRGPSAVSPDKPQVLAGGSDLSGNPVREAAGKEVGLSTKEKWVPILKRELTDDEAWEFLTKASQVIMLLGVEILLPSWWEALKEPEVQLKARVKNPAVSFLGLDALVDFEWRIALQGVELTEEEFEQLVREKRRLLQIGGRWIVLDPAFIKKIQKLMEKAEKQGMRVQDLIEQEMRRDAPEGESGESSEEEADERIFSRIQIEMAPRLKGMIRSLTDLKDLPLLEQPKGLRGTLRPYQIRGMSWLYFLRGHRFGACLADEMGLGKTVQLLAYLLLVKEKEPEAGPALIICPTSVLGNWQKEIERFAPGLKVYLHYGPNRAKGEEFVRKVLGAPPEPARALESVGKAGGKDGSGADKAFLEMAGTVEAAARADGTPGQADETLRHVRTASLPDETAAQPVGKAGRTSGGTGPAEGAAIRADDTSAGPDEVIFRPGDLAEEKNGEKPDIVLTTYGLSHIDFAELSSVYWGTIALDEAQNIKNAGTKQSRAIRKLKGAHHVAMTGTPMENRLSELWSIFDFINKGYLGSQARFQKRFAIPIERDRDEKKSALLRKLISPFLLRRTKKDEEVALNLPEKLEQKEYCPLTPEQAALYEQLIRDTMEKLAHLEGIERRGRVLLLLNQLKQLCDHPALFLKEWKEGMAVSDRLINRSAKMMKLAELFDVILDEGERGLIFTQYIGMGEMIKAALEKRYKIEIPFLNGSLNKAARDKMIEDFQRGKYPVFLLSLKAGGTGLNLTAANHVVHYDRWWNPAVENQATDRAYRIGQTKFVHVHKLITTGTLEEKIDEILSRKQALNDEIIQGEQWIADLTDEELYRLVRLEG